A part of Bacteroidia bacterium genomic DNA contains:
- a CDS encoding efflux RND transporter periplasmic adaptor subunit, which yields MKTINKYIAIVLVGSSIFTACQSEKTVEEEHEEETIANQVEITSSQYEHVGIQMGTFENKNLKNVIKANGHLEVPPQYQASVSSFMGGVVKSIHVIESDFVEKGAVLATLEHQDFLKLQEEYLKTKGNLVFVEQEYARQKELYEENVSSGKVFQQTQANYNAEKAKFSSLQNQLRLLHISTDELENGQIKNAISILAPISGYVGHVRIRIGEYVEPSKQLFEIIDNRHIHVDLLVYEKDLFKVNIGQKVSFIMTNQGSEQIEGEVFGVAKAFENETKSLAVHAEIKNNEKLGLVQGMYVNALIAVGEQTVKAIPVEAVVRSGGSEYIFIQVEGEEDGKANNDEDEKEQIEEDNDEDETSMEESEENEEELTFRMVEVKTGISELGYIEVVPIEDLENDVKVVVKGAFYLLSQLKNAEGGDDDD from the coding sequence ATGAAAACAATAAATAAATATATAGCCATAGTGCTTGTGGGCAGCAGCATTTTTACTGCTTGCCAATCAGAAAAAACAGTTGAAGAAGAACACGAAGAAGAAACAATCGCTAACCAGGTTGAAATTACTTCCTCACAGTATGAACATGTGGGGATTCAAATGGGAACGTTTGAAAACAAAAACTTGAAAAATGTTATAAAGGCAAACGGTCATTTAGAAGTACCCCCTCAGTATCAGGCAAGTGTTTCTTCTTTTATGGGTGGAGTAGTAAAATCCATTCATGTAATTGAAAGTGATTTTGTAGAAAAAGGAGCTGTTTTGGCCACTTTAGAACATCAAGACTTTCTCAAATTACAGGAAGAATATCTTAAAACTAAAGGTAACCTGGTATTCGTTGAACAGGAATATGCACGGCAAAAAGAGTTGTATGAGGAAAATGTAAGTTCAGGGAAAGTTTTTCAACAAACCCAAGCTAATTACAACGCTGAAAAGGCAAAGTTCAGTTCGCTGCAAAACCAACTTAGATTATTGCATATTTCTACCGATGAACTCGAAAACGGTCAAATCAAAAACGCTATATCCATTCTCGCTCCTATTAGCGGATATGTCGGCCATGTGCGAATACGAATTGGAGAATACGTAGAGCCAAGTAAGCAACTTTTTGAGATTATTGACAACAGGCATATCCATGTTGACCTGTTGGTATATGAAAAAGACTTGTTCAAAGTTAATATCGGGCAAAAAGTCAGTTTTATTATGACCAACCAAGGTAGCGAGCAAATTGAAGGAGAAGTTTTTGGAGTTGCCAAAGCATTTGAAAATGAGACAAAATCACTTGCTGTACATGCTGAAATCAAAAACAATGAAAAGCTCGGCTTAGTACAAGGCATGTATGTCAATGCCCTTATAGCGGTAGGTGAACAAACGGTTAAAGCCATACCCGTTGAAGCTGTTGTTCGTTCAGGAGGCAGTGAATACATTTTTATTCAAGTTGAAGGAGAAGAAGACGGGAAAGCGAATAATGATGAAGATGAGAAGGAACAGATTGAGGAAGACAATGATGAAGACGAGACCAGTATGGAAGAATCCGAGGAAAATGAGGAAGAATTAACTTTTCGTATGGTAGAAGTAAAAACAGGAATTTCAGAATTAGGCTATATAGAAGTAGTTCCTATTGAAGACCTTGAAAATGACGTTAAGGTTGTTGTCAAAGGAGCCTTCTACCTGTTATCACAACTTAAAA